A portion of the Algisphaera agarilytica genome contains these proteins:
- a CDS encoding radical SAM/SPASM domain-containing protein, producing the protein MAWTFSDEVTFTPDSETPGFSGMEMNAAPGDRGARFDEDALGGGPFNFSATPGVSQGLSPRRTTIMLKPVGATCNLACDYCYYLPVAQGYEAPAKRMSLDVLESVLAGYLPEAAAEVSIAWQGGEPTLAGLPWFKKMIELVEKHRRPGQTVNHALQTNGTRLNDDWGAFLHQHQFLVGLSLDGLLRDHDHYRKDRQQRGTYQRVLDGRAILQKHKVEHNLLVVLNDRNVTRPREVWRQLMALRTDWIQFIPAVEWVHDPDATGDHAWKTADFSPPGEAYGRFLIHVFDDWFAHHRHRVSVRMFDAVLSILARGYSTECTLGNTCAGQVTLEHDGSVYGCDHFVEPNWGLGQVSPPVSLTCNGQKLDPSEPGDAAPLDTDWMSRLDSPRFETFARRKQEHGAMCRSCDFRRVCNGGCPKHRPVRGSRPAPSALCSGYRMFFAHAMPRLEWLAGYIQRGDIPPAEAPSSIMPRNSRKPRVKTRKKRR; encoded by the coding sequence ATGGCTTGGACTTTTTCTGACGAAGTGACTTTCACGCCCGACTCCGAAACCCCCGGGTTCTCCGGGATGGAGATGAACGCCGCACCCGGTGACCGCGGGGCACGGTTCGATGAAGACGCCTTGGGGGGCGGGCCGTTCAACTTCTCCGCCACGCCCGGGGTCTCCCAGGGCCTCTCCCCTCGGCGGACCACGATCATGCTCAAGCCCGTCGGGGCGACGTGCAACCTGGCGTGTGACTACTGCTACTACCTGCCGGTGGCCCAGGGCTACGAGGCCCCGGCCAAGCGGATGTCGCTCGACGTGTTGGAGAGTGTGTTGGCGGGCTACCTGCCCGAGGCGGCGGCGGAGGTCTCGATCGCCTGGCAGGGCGGTGAGCCTACGCTCGCGGGTTTGCCGTGGTTCAAGAAGATGATCGAGTTGGTCGAGAAGCATCGACGCCCCGGCCAAACCGTCAACCACGCGCTGCAGACCAACGGCACGCGGCTCAACGACGACTGGGGCGCGTTCCTCCATCAGCACCAGTTCCTCGTCGGCTTGTCGCTCGACGGGCTCTTGCGCGACCACGACCACTACCGCAAAGACCGTCAGCAGCGCGGCACGTATCAGCGTGTGCTCGACGGCCGGGCGATCCTGCAGAAGCACAAGGTGGAGCACAACCTCTTGGTCGTGCTCAACGACCGCAACGTCACTCGGCCGCGCGAGGTTTGGCGTCAGCTCATGGCGCTGCGGACCGATTGGATCCAGTTCATCCCCGCGGTCGAGTGGGTGCATGATCCCGACGCCACGGGAGACCACGCTTGGAAGACCGCTGACTTCTCCCCACCCGGCGAGGCGTACGGCCGGTTCCTCATCCACGTGTTCGACGACTGGTTCGCCCATCACCGACACCGCGTGTCGGTCCGCATGTTCGACGCGGTGCTCAGCATCCTGGCCCGCGGGTACTCGACCGAGTGCACCCTCGGCAACACCTGTGCGGGCCAAGTCACCCTCGAACACGACGGCAGCGTCTACGGCTGCGACCACTTCGTGGAACCCAACTGGGGGCTCGGACAGGTCTCGCCGCCCGTGTCGTTGACCTGCAACGGACAAAAGCTCGACCCGTCTGAGCCCGGGGACGCTGCGCCGCTCGACACCGACTGGATGAGTCGGCTGGATTCGCCGCGTTTCGAGACGTTCGCCCGCCGGAAGCAGGAGCACGGCGCGATGTGTCGTTCGTGCGATTTCCGCCGGGTGTGCAACGGCGGATGCCCGAAGCACCGCCCGGTGCGCGGGAGTCGGCCGGCGCCCAGTGCGCTCTGCTCGGGGTACCGCATGTTCTTCGCCCACGCGATGCCGCGGCTGGAGTGGCTCGCGGGATATATCCAGCGCGGCGACATCCCGCCCGCCGAGGCGCCTTCGTCGATCATGCCGCGGAATTCGCGCAAGCCGCGGGTGAAAACCCGCAAAAAACGGCGGTGA
- a CDS encoding ABC transporter ATP-binding protein, whose product MAQVTIKDVVKTYPGNVTAVKGINLEIADGEFMVLVGPSGCGKSTTLRMTAGLEEITGGTISIGDRVVNDVPPKDRDIAMVFQNYALYPHMTVYKNMAFGLKLRKFPKAEIDKRVREAAEILGITQLLDRKPKALSGGQRQRVALGRAIVRDPAVFLFDEPLSNLDAKLRVETRAEIKRLHKRLTTTTIYVTHDQEEAMTLGDRVCVMSEGLIQQCDTPITVYDRPVNRFVAAFLGTPPMNFFDGQLVAENGGTWFKSNHGVSVELTGHHAELAAGKVGSEVVMGVRPEGMFLRPTEFASTESQTVNMTVDVTEPLGNTMDVFLSNATNGEGDRATARVKAEPLEENASVKVYLDQSKIHYFEPGKFGVNLTLPELAGVGA is encoded by the coding sequence TTGGCTCAAGTCACGATCAAAGATGTCGTCAAGACCTACCCCGGCAACGTCACCGCCGTGAAGGGCATCAACCTCGAAATCGCCGACGGCGAATTCATGGTGCTCGTCGGCCCGTCGGGTTGCGGTAAGTCGACCACGCTCCGCATGACCGCGGGTCTCGAAGAGATCACCGGCGGCACCATCAGCATCGGCGACCGCGTCGTCAACGACGTGCCCCCCAAAGACCGCGACATCGCCATGGTCTTCCAGAACTACGCGCTCTACCCGCACATGACCGTGTACAAGAACATGGCCTTCGGCCTGAAGCTGCGCAAGTTCCCCAAGGCCGAGATCGACAAGCGCGTCCGCGAGGCCGCCGAGATCTTGGGCATCACCCAACTGCTCGACCGCAAACCCAAAGCGTTGTCGGGCGGTCAGCGTCAACGTGTCGCGCTCGGCCGGGCGATCGTCCGTGACCCCGCGGTGTTCCTCTTCGACGAGCCGCTGTCCAACCTCGACGCCAAGCTGCGTGTCGAGACGCGTGCGGAGATCAAACGCCTGCACAAGCGCCTGACCACCACCACAATCTACGTGACCCACGACCAGGAAGAGGCGATGACGCTGGGCGACCGCGTCTGCGTTATGTCCGAAGGTTTGATCCAGCAGTGCGACACGCCGATCACCGTGTACGACCGCCCGGTCAACCGCTTCGTCGCGGCGTTCCTCGGCACCCCGCCGATGAACTTCTTTGATGGCCAACTCGTCGCTGAGAACGGCGGCACCTGGTTCAAGTCCAACCACGGCGTTAGCGTCGAACTCACCGGCCACCACGCCGAATTGGCCGCGGGCAAGGTCGGCAGCGAAGTCGTCATGGGCGTCCGCCCCGAAGGCATGTTCCTCCGCCCCACCGAGTTCGCCAGCACCGAGTCGCAAACGGTCAACATGACCGTCGACGTCACCGAGCCGCTGGGCAACACCATGGACGTGTTCCTCTCCAACGCGACCAACGGCGAAGGCGACCGCGCCACCGCCCGCGTCAAGGCCGAGCCGCTCGAAGAAAACGCGTCGGTCAAGGTCTACCTCGACCAATCGAAGATCCACTACTTCGAGCCCGGTAAGTTCGGCGTCAACCTCACGCTGCCCGAACTGGCCGGCGTCGGGGCGTAA
- a CDS encoding response regulator, with protein sequence MSDKPTILIADDETHIVYIVEAKLLKAGYDVVVARNGEEALKRALEHRPALAITDLNMPVMDGLQFSVALRAEAKTAEIPVIMLTGRGHTVPEQDLAQTNICHLESKPFSAKHLLSLVQDVLAQRQAA encoded by the coding sequence ATGAGCGATAAGCCCACCATCCTGATCGCCGACGACGAGACCCACATTGTCTACATCGTCGAGGCCAAGCTACTCAAAGCCGGCTACGACGTCGTCGTTGCACGCAACGGTGAAGAAGCACTTAAGCGTGCCCTTGAGCACCGCCCGGCGTTGGCGATTACCGATCTGAACATGCCGGTGATGGATGGCTTGCAGTTCAGCGTTGCGCTGCGTGCCGAGGCCAAAACCGCTGAAATCCCCGTGATTATGCTCACCGGCCGGGGCCACACCGTGCCAGAGCAAGACCTGGCACAGACCAACATCTGCCATCTCGAATCCAAGCCGTTCAGCGCCAAGCACCTGCTTTCACTGGTGCAAGACGTCCTGGCTCAGCGTCAGGCCGCCTGA
- a CDS encoding prepilin-type N-terminal cleavage/methylation domain-containing protein has product MNALRPVQPRGFSLLEMVISLAVIAVLLVGMSSAIVLASRALPGQGTAAGATVQTTRALHQLRDDLHAATELLNRTATSVTLNLPDRDGDGRPEVITYAWANSSGQPLTRTVNQGSAVTLLDNVHSFNLAYTTTSQDQVYPGIVTRSAEVEFSSYDKDSADTRQLNDNNPIGFRFTPTLPASTVNWYVTRVLMRTSAHGNDNGQATFTLSGWDTGVGPDGNIREALDIPETQLDQSGNWAQIEFAGTNSYTPGETAALTLTNSGSATAANITWDNMGIPANAHRSSDGGSTWEISLVTGAVEHFVYGTYDSAGDDWTYTRSFVTDLQITLSHADHPTTSHDLHLPLPNAPEAVDELWEADFNADPTTLDLDDDGSADWQGNPTFDTAGLSGGAWTVSETLKLVNQQTPSAPVRLEAWLQDTTDNSLGGGLEFRLSDGVREAALIVGISLTGSQQLVSLYSKDADNQLTTLGKHTLASSEPARVRLTTNPNTNTVAFEVDDQIIGSYLYVADGNLTHNMLQPYLASGETGIRYQHLRVNIGGSATLPK; this is encoded by the coding sequence ATGAACGCGCTGCGTCCGGTTCAACCGCGGGGGTTCTCGCTGCTGGAGATGGTGATCAGCCTCGCGGTGATCGCGGTGCTGTTGGTGGGGATGTCCTCGGCGATCGTGCTGGCGTCTCGTGCGCTGCCGGGCCAGGGCACTGCGGCAGGGGCCACCGTCCAAACCACGCGTGCCCTGCACCAGCTCCGCGACGATCTGCACGCCGCCACCGAACTGCTCAACCGCACCGCGACCTCGGTCACCCTCAACCTGCCCGACCGCGACGGCGATGGCCGACCCGAGGTCATCACCTACGCCTGGGCGAACAGCTCCGGCCAGCCGCTGACCCGCACCGTGAACCAAGGCTCGGCGGTGACGCTCCTCGACAACGTCCACAGCTTCAACCTGGCCTACACCACGACCAGCCAGGACCAGGTGTACCCGGGCATCGTGACGCGCTCCGCGGAAGTCGAATTTTCGAGCTACGACAAAGACAGCGCCGACACCCGACAACTCAACGACAACAATCCGATCGGGTTCCGCTTCACCCCCACGCTCCCCGCCTCGACCGTGAACTGGTACGTCACGAGGGTGCTGATGCGGACTTCGGCCCACGGCAACGACAACGGCCAGGCCACCTTTACCCTGAGCGGATGGGATACCGGCGTTGGGCCCGACGGCAACATCCGCGAGGCGTTGGATATCCCCGAAACCCAGCTCGACCAATCCGGCAACTGGGCCCAGATCGAGTTTGCCGGCACCAACAGCTACACCCCCGGCGAAACCGCAGCGCTCACGTTGACCAACTCGGGCTCCGCCACCGCCGCCAACATCACCTGGGACAACATGGGCATCCCCGCCAACGCCCACCGGTCCAGCGACGGGGGATCGACCTGGGAGATCAGCCTCGTCACGGGGGCGGTCGAGCATTTTGTCTACGGCACCTACGACTCCGCCGGCGACGATTGGACCTACACCCGCAGCTTCGTCACCGATCTGCAGATCACACTGTCTCACGCGGATCACCCGACCACCTCACACGATTTGCATCTGCCCTTGCCCAATGCGCCCGAAGCCGTGGATGAGCTCTGGGAGGCCGACTTCAACGCCGACCCGACCACGCTCGATTTGGACGACGACGGCTCCGCGGACTGGCAAGGCAATCCCACCTTCGATACCGCCGGGCTAAGTGGCGGGGCGTGGACCGTGAGCGAGACGCTCAAGCTGGTCAACCAGCAGACACCCTCGGCACCCGTACGCCTTGAGGCCTGGCTGCAAGACACCACCGACAACAGCCTCGGTGGCGGACTCGAATTCCGACTTAGCGACGGGGTACGTGAAGCCGCGTTGATTGTCGGCATCTCACTGACCGGCAGCCAGCAGTTGGTTTCGCTCTACAGCAAAGACGCAGACAACCAACTAACCACCCTGGGCAAGCACACCCTTGCGTCCAGCGAACCCGCGAGAGTCCGGCTCACCACCAACCCCAACACGAATACCGTGGCCTTCGAGGTCGATGACCAAATCATCGGCAGCTACCTCTACGTCGCCGACGGGAACCTGACCCACAACATGCTCCAGCCGTACCTCGCTTCAGGCGAAACCGGCATCCGCTACCAGCACCTCCGCGTGAACATCGGCGGCAGCGCCACCTTGCCCAAGTAA
- a CDS encoding type IV pilus modification PilV family protein, with translation MKPYRTHSQQPAFSLVETAIATLLVGGLFVVAMNMVGASRITQSRYADREQAIILAEDMLNEILALPYEDPEGGIVFGIELGELLGLRSSLDDIDDYHQFSQSPPADAQGKAIPGADRFTREVLVYWVEADSPAVPHPSETGVKRVVVQVSIGEKKLAQLAGLATSAWPEVTAMTEGTP, from the coding sequence ATGAAACCGTATCGCACCCACTCCCAACAACCCGCGTTCTCGCTCGTCGAGACCGCCATCGCGACCCTTTTGGTCGGCGGGTTGTTTGTCGTGGCGATGAACATGGTCGGGGCTTCGCGGATCACCCAATCGCGATACGCCGATCGGGAACAAGCGATCATCCTCGCCGAGGACATGCTCAATGAAATCCTGGCGCTGCCGTACGAAGACCCCGAGGGCGGGATCGTGTTCGGCATCGAGCTGGGCGAGCTGCTTGGCCTGCGGTCGTCCCTCGACGACATCGACGACTACCACCAGTTTTCACAGTCCCCACCCGCCGACGCCCAGGGCAAAGCCATACCCGGGGCGGACCGGTTCACCCGCGAGGTATTGGTGTATTGGGTTGAGGCGGATTCACCCGCGGTGCCCCATCCTTCAGAAACCGGCGTGAAACGCGTGGTCGTGCAGGTCTCCATCGGCGAAAAGAAACTCGCACAACTCGCGGGCCTCGCCACCTCGGCCTGGCCCGAAGTCACCGCGATGACCGAGGGCACGCCATGA